DNA from Toxoplasma gondii ME49 chromosome X, whole genome shotgun sequence:
GTTGTATGTGTCACCTTACCGCGCGTGAGTGTGCCGCGCGTACGATACACCACCCTTGACAGTGTGAAACAGGGTTGATGAACTAGTCTGGTGGACTGCGCTGCAAGCCGCGGAGCAGGAGCTCAGTCGTGTGCTGACTACATTCTAGGAGACGCTACAGCCGAAGCCATCGTCCAGCCTTGTGATAGTACGGAGTGTCAAATACCCTGTCTTCCGGCTGCACTCACACAGAGCTCGTCACTTGACCGTTGCATTAAGCCCCGTATCGTTTCGATCCCTACAGCTTATAGAACGAAATTTTTGTATGACATTTTTTTTAACTTAGTAGCGCTTGCAACGTGTCAGGAACCTTGCTTCACAATTACACTTGGCGGATACCTGCATTTTTGATAACCAGTCGCTTGAACTTTCTAATTGCAGCCTTGTATGGCTGGCAAACCGCATGCTTTGATGGTATTATGCAGTAGAATTGGATGCTGTTTTACCGAGCAATAAACGTAATACACGCATTTGCTGGAGTTTCCGCGCCAGCGTGGGTCCGATGTTGCCTGGCGGGCACGTGCTCTGAGTAGCAGCGAGCCAAGTGGGGCACAGTGTCGACGTCTCCTGCGGAGTTGGTGTTTCGTTGGCTATTCTTCCCCGGCTGTTTCCATCCAGGTTCACTTCCACCCTTAACCGAAGTATCGGGAAGCTGAGCCAAGTTATGCCTCGAGGGCGTTCTTTTATTCCGTCACTACAACCGTTGTAAACCGTTCCAGCTGCTCCCCCATTCCATTCACACGGAGGACGCAAGGCCGCACTGTCGCGCACCCTTTCGTGATTCTTCTGATTGCCACGATGATGAATCTACCATCGGCAGCCACTGCCGCCTTTTTCACAGTATATTTTGGCGACCTGCGCGACTTTCGTATCAGGAGTCTGGTAGGGGCGACAAATGTTGTGGATTCGATAACAGCTATCGATGGCAAGGCCGATGATAGCGGCGCGACCCTCGTGGCCTCATCCCCAGCCACACAGGGCGAAGCGGAACATCAGGTGACACAGGTTGAGATTTTTTCGAAGAGCTCAAGGAAGTAGGCTTTAAAAGATGAGGCTGGACGTAGAGTCTTCCCAGCACCGAAATATGTGGGGAGGCGCGGAGACGCTAGGACAGCTGAAACACGATTCAAGTATCACACAGGGTGCAAGCTATAGGATTCTGATCGGAGTTAGCGGCATTCACGCTAAGGGTCGTCCCTTTTGTCTACCTTGATGCTATTCTCGGCTTTGTGAAGCCATTTGACGTGCCAAGTGCTGTCTTCGCAGACTGGGTGCACACGACCAGTGCGTCCGCTCCGGTACTGCTCCTGCCGTACTTGATCTGTGACAACAGCCTGATGTGTGCGTGCCCCTTCTACTACAGCATCCCCAACAAGAAGACAACCATGGCGTTACATCGCATTAAGAAGGCGAATGCGATCACAACGTTCTGGCTGCTGACAGGCGTCTTGGGTCTCATGCTTGTTTCTGTCAAGCTACTTAAGTGCCGGCAAGACCTGCTGAGAAACACCGGTAGAGGACCTGAAGGAAACACGGTGCGGAGACTTGCAGAAGGCGGCGATTACAACGACAAATGTGTAAGCTCGGCTGTCGCATCAACGTGTTGCCGTCCGTGCGTCTGTCCTTGTTAGAAAGGGGATGACTCGAGACTCACTAACTATCACTTGCCAGACCAGGTACGGCCTAGGGTTGTGCCATACAGGCGAGGGCGTCTCATTCAGGTTCATCGCCAGTAAAACATGTTCTCTCTACAATGCGAGCGAGTGGCTTCTTTCACAGCGTGGTTTTTTGTAGAGAGCGTTTCCGTATCATCAGCGCCCTTTCCTGGAGAGAACACACTCGTCGTCTACCTGAGGCGAAACACATACTTTATCTGAGTAATTAAAACTCATCAAGTGGCGAgaggctgcacagaagtagTTCACCGGACGCGAATCAGCGTAAGGACTCGTGGCACATGCGCTTCACTCAAATAGGGTTGAGATGATGCAACAAGCAAGACGTGGGGCGCACGTTCGCGGGGAACAACGCGATTGTATTTTCGCAGTGCAACTCTCTTCGTAAGCCTCTTGATGAGGgagatttccttctcccccttcgACTGTCGCGCGTACGTAACGGGTCCGGCGCGATGAGGTGGTGTATCTACAGCTCCAGGAAGTACGTTCCGATGGCGAAGCAGCCGTTGGAGGTGACTAGACAGATGGTGGCACTTTGCATCAGATCAATCACCGGGCAGCTCTGTCCTGTGGCTTTCTCACGGACACTTGAGAGATTACACCCTTCTCCTCTATGAATGGAAGAACCGAGTGGGTGTGTTAGGGACGTGTTATATCGTGTTGTGCAAAGGAACTGTCTGCAGATCAAGTTGCACGATTTTCTCGCGGTCGTCACGACTATGTGCGAATGTCTGCTAAAGTGATTTGTTATCTATGGCGGTTGGGGTTGGTCCTGGGTTCCCCGCCACAGCGCTGGTAGACATATTTGGCGAAGTTAAAGCCCGAAGCGGCACTGCCTCTCAGTCGATTCGCGTGACATGCATCGTGTGATGCCAGCTGACGGGTTGGCGGTGGCCTGACGGTGGCTGGTCACTGAAGCAAGTGGGAGAAAGCGTGCGGTGAATACTTTGCAGTTTATATGAACTACCTCTTCCTGGGGGTTTACCGGAGCCAAGTTCTACTATGTTAagggagtctagcttcagttgaTATCTAATTGGTTTTTTGGGTGTGTGTCCAGTGGGTTCATGGGGGGTAATGTGCTGGTGTGGACAGAGTGTGCGAGTGCTTATGTACGATTGCAAGCTTTTTGCTTTGCTGGCTCTATCATGTATCTAGTGGATTAGTAGCGTTACTTGGCTCAGTAAATTTAAACGGGATGTGTAGGTTGAATCTGCGCGTCTTGCAGTTGAACGCGTGGAGCCGAGTGGAGTCGGATTGACCCTTTGTCTGCCGATTCGAAAGCGTGGCTGTGATATCTTGGGTTGAGGCTCCAGGCCCACCTCCGTTCCTTCACACAGACTGCCTGGCGGCCTATGTGAAATTTCCTACCATCTCATACTAAACTGAGGAGTCCGGAGTTCTCCGACAGGGTGTCGGTGCACAGTCGCGGGCCTCGAAGACTGTGACTTGGAGTTGTTATGAGCGGACAAGCAGAAACAGTGCGAGACTCTGGGCAACACCAGCTACCGGTGACGCCACAGTAGGGACGCCTATGTGCGTGCCAGGCAAGCGACCATCAGGAACAGGATCCGCAACTCGTTGTTCGAGTGTGTGGCACGCCGGGGGAGAATCGTTGAGCATATAGTTGCGGACGGTGCTGCTATATTTTTGAGGTATTCGCATCTGAGAATTACCGTTGGAGCGGTCGAAATATTGTGGCAAGAAAGGATTCGAGGTGACCCCCAGGTGTCGTTGTGGGCTGGCGTGCATGTCTCGAGGAGCCTCGTTTGTCGGAAACATGCGAAACAAGATACCAAGCTCGGTACGGTGTGGCATAGTGACGTGATTTGATTTCATGCGGCGGTCTTAGGAGCACAGCGTCAACTTCGTGGTGTGACGTTTTGGTGTTGTGTCACTACTATTTCCGGCTGGTTTCTACTTGTTTCCCTTCCTCAGCTTGAACATGTACGACCCGTCGCTGAGGCGTCCGCAGTTACTACAAAGGAATATGTTCCAGTTCAAAGGCGTCGTCTCGCGTGAACAATGAACCTAAGGGCTCACATTGGGAGAACCTATCACACCCAGATAACTCAGTACCAGCCAACCGGTTCGTAACACCACTTCATATCGTACCTGAATGGTATTTTCTAGCATATTATGCGGTTTTAAAAGTATGTCTTTGAGCCGGGTAGTGGTGGTGCGGGCCAGGCCAATGATGGCGCCAGTGCGTGTAGAATTCCTCATATGTACCCTGTCTGTGTACCCCACCTGCAAAGACACTTAGAAAGGTCATCTCCTGTATCGGAAGTCGCTCATGCGTCCCACACGCGGTATGACGAGGCATCTTTCTCCAGCTCAACACCGTATGTCCGGGAGGCGAGGTAGTTGTTGtttggagacagcgaaaagaTCTGTTAGATAACTGGTAGCGTAACACTCCAGCAGGCGGTTTGTGGCTACCCATTGATTGTGATGAGAGTTCCTATTATTCTGCGGTTGACTGAGGACGCGCGATCAGGTGTTGGCATCTGGCGTCGGAGGCATGTGATGCCCAGGAGCGTCAAGTAAAACGGTCCGCACTAGAGCCGGAGATCCAGCAGCACTCGGTCACAGTTGCTCTCGATATGGTGGGGGTCTGTCGTGGCACCAGACGCGTCAGGCGGGCATCGAAGCCTCCGTGCTGACACAGGGTGGGGTATGATGAGCTGGAGGATTTGTCGTTGACTAGTGCTGTTGCGGTAGGATGATTGGACGTATGCAGTTACTGGACgtgagcgagagacaccaggcGTCTTCTGTTGTCCGACGCAGCTGTCACTACATGTCGAGATTAGGGTTCGGGTACACGGTGCAACGAGGTGTGTTGGGTTGACGGCGGACGCAGTGGTGGCGGGAGCGAGGACGGATACCGTGTGTCAGAGAGGCTAGAAGTCCAGTTCGAGTCTGGCACGATGCGtggacgtgttgcgtgtggcggggCCACAGGGGTCGGGAcgg
Protein-coding regions in this window:
- a CDS encoding Toxoplasma gondii family B protein (encoded by transcript TGME49_301890~Predicted trans-membrane domain (TMHMM2.0):95-118); translation: MMNLPSAATAAFFTVYFGDLRDFRIRSLVGATNVVDSITAIDGKADDSGATLVASSPATQGEAEHQVTQVEIFSKSSRNIPNKKTTMALHRIKKANAITTFWLLTGVLGLMLVSVKLLKCRQDLLRNTGRGPEGNTVRRLAEGGDYNDKCLQEVRSDGEAAVGGD